Below is a window of Demequina muriae DNA.
CCGGACGCGGCCAGCGCCGCGAAGTCGACGCTAGCGGGGGGCGTCAGCGCCTCGGGATCGTGAGCCCCACGACGGCCGTGCGCCAGGCACGGTCCCTCCAGGTGGACGCCGATCAGCGGGCCGTTCGTTCCTGCCGCACCGGCGACCGCGTGAAGCTGAGCCGTGAGGACACTCACCGGGGCGCTCACGAACGAGGCGACGATACGCGTCACGCCACAGCGCGCGTGGGCCGCCGCGGCCCAGGCCATCGCATCGGCTCCATCCTCGAAGGAATGCCCGCCGCCGCCATGGTTGTGGATGTCGATGAGGCCGGAGGTCAGGATCGCGCCGGCGCCCGCGACTTTGCTTCCGTCGATGCTCGGCATCGCAGTCAGGGGCGCTGGCACCGGTCCCGACCCAGTCGCCACGACAACGCCGTCGCTCAGGTGGACCCATGCGTCGGGCACGTCCGTGGGACGTCCGTCGCCCCCTGCGGTGATGAGCCGCGTCGAGTGGATCAGCACGTCAGCCACGGCGGTGCCCGGGGACGGTGTCATGACCAACGCTGTCGCGCGTGGCGCGCAGGTTGTCCTCGACGGTGCGCAGCACGTCCTCCGCGGTACTGTCTGCCGGTCTCCTGCTCACCTTGAGACCGAGCGCTTCGACCGGGCCAGCGGCCGACAGGGCAGCCCGCACGTGATCGGAGTCAAGCAGAGAGCCCGACTGGGGGTCCGCCGCCGCCAGCGGCAAGTGAGCGTCCGCCCACGCGCTGCCATACGGACCGTCGGTGTCCGCCGTGCCCGACAGCGTCAGCCCGGTCAGCAGACCCGTGGCAGCGACCCGAGCGATCTGCACCGTCACCGCATCCGCGTCTCGCAGTTCGACCATCGACCGCCCCCAATTGAGCCACACCCCGAGGATGGCGCCTGAGGCCGCGATGACGTCGATCTCCTCGTCGAGCCGAAGAAAGCCCTTCTCGAAGCGGTGCCCCACCGCCGCGTCGCAGTGCTCCACCACCAACCGCGCCCCCTGCCAGTCCCAGGCGGCGATCTCATCGATCGAACGCGCGAGCGCGGGAGCGGAACCGCCGCCTCGCGGTGCAGTGTGCAGGGACACGTAGGTCACGCGCGCGGCACTGACTCCTGCGAGGCGCTCCACATCCTTCGCCACCGCGCGCAGATCCTCGACTGCGGCCCGACGGCCTTCGGCGTCGGCCGATGCGATGCCATAGTGCGAGTCCTTCGTCGCCCTGGCCATGACCCACGGCAACGGCGTGAGCGCCAACTGCGCGCCAGCGGGCACGTGAGCGAGGAACCACTGGTCGTCGTGCGGGTGCACTCCGCCCATCCACGGCACCTCGAGACCGGCGACCCCGGGCATCGCGCACAGTCCGGACAGCAGTCGCGCCTCAAGCTGCGGCTCCCACGACTGATGCGCGGGCGAGGCCGCGTAGGCGCTCACCAGAACGGGCGGCAGTGCGCTGCTCACCGCGCCAGCTCGCGGGCGGCGTACGTGTCGCGGTAGTAGTCGGCCAGTTCGAGCTGCGCGGCGGCCGGCTCATCGATGACGACCGTCACGTGCGGGTGGTGCTGCAGGATCGTGGCGGGCCACAGGGCAGAGACCGCGCCCTCGACGAGCTGGCGCACCGCCGCGGCCTTCCCTCGACCTGTCGCGACGAGCACGACGTGGCGTGCATCCATGATCGTTCCCAGCCCCTGGGTGAGGCAGTGGCGAGGCACCGCATCGACGTCCCCGTCGAAGAAGCGGGCGTTGTCGCGACGGGTCTGATCCGTCAGCGTCTTGACCCGCGTGCGCGAGGCCAGCGAGGACCCGGGCTCATTGAAGGCGATGTGCCCGTCCGTTCCGATGCCCAGGATCTGGAGATCGACGCCGCCCGCAGTGGAGATCTCGTGCTCGTACTGCACGCACGCGGCCTCAAGGTCCGGCGCGGTTCCATCGGGTCCCATCACCGCTCCGGGCGCGAAGTCCACTCGCGACACGAGCTCGTGATCGATGACACTGCGGTAGCTGCAGGGGTGGCCCTCGGGCAGACCCACGTATTCGTCGAGGGTGAAGCCGCGCGCCCGTGCGAGCGACAGCCTCCCGTCATTCACACGGGCCGCGAGCTCCTCGTACGCAACGAGCGGGCTGGACCCGGTCGCCAAGCCCAGCACTGCGGTGGGCTTGCGGTCCAGAAGCGCCCCAATCTGGTCCACAACGAGGCCGCCGATGGCCGGCGCAGGAGTGATGATGACCTCCATCAGTGCTCCTCTCGCAGCGCGCGGGCAAACCATGTCGTGATGGTCGTCGGGTGGGTGATGGCGGTGCCGACGCACACCGCGAACGCCCCCGCCCTCATGGCAGCGGCGGCCGCATCGGGCGTGTGCACGCGCCCCTCCGCCATGACGGGACGGGAGCATTGAGCGACCATGGACTCGATGAGCTCGAGATCGGGCCCCTGAGTCACGGGCCGCTCCCCGGTGTATCCGGAGAGGGTCGTGCCGAGTATGTCGGCCCCCGCGTCCTCTGCCGCCAATGCGTCTTCCACGGACCCGCAGTCGGCCATGACGACGACGTCGCTCTCGGCGCGCAGGCGCCGTATCGTCTCCGCCAGAGACAGCCCATCGCGGCGGCTGCGCCGTGTGCCGTCGAGCGCCACCACGTCCGCTCCCGCCGCTGCCACTGCGCGTGCGTGCTCAAGGGTGGGGGTGATGAAGACTCCGTCGGTCCCCACCTTCCACAGGCCGATCACCGGGACCTCGAGATCAGCGACGGCGCGAATGTCTTCGATGCCCTGCACCCGAATGCCGGCCGCTCCCCCCGCCACCGCAGCGCGCGCGACTTGCGACATCGTGCGAGGGTCCCGCATCGGCTCTCCCGGATATGCCTGACACGAGACCACCAGTGCACCGTTCAGGCGCTCCACCACCGCATCGGCCGTGCCCGTCATGAGCACTCCCCCAGCTGATCCCAGGCCAGCGCCCCGACACCACGCAGCGGTGCGTGGTCGCCCAAGGTGCCGGGAAGAATCGGGACCTCCTGGAGCACGTCGATGGCCTCCGTGAGGAACTGCTCGCGCATGGGACGCCACCACAGGTCGCCGATTGCAGGCACGCCGCCGGTGATCACCACGCACTCCGGGTCGATGAGGCTGACGGCGCCGGCGATCGCTCGCCCCACCGCAGCGGCGGATTCGGCGATGGCACGCTGCGCAGTGTCATCGCCCTCGGCAGCGAGCCGCGCGAGCGTTCTGGCACTGCGCACATCGTCGCGACCGCCGATCGCGAGGTACAGCCGATGCATCCCGACTCCCGAGCCGATGGCCTCGAGGTGGCCCAACCTCCCGCAGGGGCAGCGCAGCGTGCAGG
It encodes the following:
- a CDS encoding N-acetylmannosamine-6-phosphate 2-epimerase, with the translated sequence MTGTADAVVERLNGALVVSCQAYPGEPMRDPRTMSQVARAAVAGGAAGIRVQGIEDIRAVADLEVPVIGLWKVGTDGVFITPTLEHARAVAAAGADVVALDGTRRSRRDGLSLAETIRRLRAESDVVVMADCGSVEDALAAEDAGADILGTTLSGYTGERPVTQGPDLELIESMVAQCSRPVMAEGRVHTPDAAAAAMRAGAFAVCVGTAITHPTTITTWFARALREEH
- a CDS encoding DUF4862 family protein, which gives rise to MSSALPPVLVSAYAASPAHQSWEPQLEARLLSGLCAMPGVAGLEVPWMGGVHPHDDQWFLAHVPAGAQLALTPLPWVMARATKDSHYGIASADAEGRRAAVEDLRAVAKDVERLAGVSAARVTYVSLHTAPRGGGSAPALARSIDEIAAWDWQGARLVVEHCDAAVGHRFEKGFLRLDEEIDVIAASGAILGVWLNWGRSMVELRDADAVTVQIARVAATGLLTGLTLSGTADTDGPYGSAWADAHLPLAAADPQSGSLLDSDHVRAALSAAGPVEALGLKVSRRPADSTAEDVLRTVEDNLRATRDSVGHDTVPGHRRG
- the nagB gene encoding glucosamine-6-phosphate deaminase produces the protein MEVIITPAPAIGGLVVDQIGALLDRKPTAVLGLATGSSPLVAYEELAARVNDGRLSLARARGFTLDEYVGLPEGHPCSYRSVIDHELVSRVDFAPGAVMGPDGTAPDLEAACVQYEHEISTAGGVDLQILGIGTDGHIAFNEPGSSLASRTRVKTLTDQTRRDNARFFDGDVDAVPRHCLTQGLGTIMDARHVVLVATGRGKAAAVRQLVEGAVSALWPATILQHHPHVTVVIDEPAAAQLELADYYRDTYAARELAR